The Hyalangium minutum DNA segment GGGCCCCATGCTCTCCCCGCGCTACCTCCACACGGCGACGCCGCTGCCGGACGGCAAGGTGCTCGTCACCGGCGGCTATAACAGCGCGAGCGGCTATCTGGCGACAGCCGAGGTGTACAGCCCGGCCTCCGGAACCTGGAGCGCGACGGGGGCCATGAGCACCCTGCGCGGATACCACACGGCCACATTGCTGAATAACGGCAAGGTGCTCGTCGCAGGGGGACGCGGTAACAGCAGCAGCGCCTTCCTCGCAACGGCGGAGCTGTACGATCCGGCCACCGGCACCTGGAGTTCCACCGGCGCCATGTCCTCGCCTCGCGCGAGCCACACGGCGACGCTGCTGCCTGACGGCAAGGTGCTCATCTCGGGGGGAACCAACCGGAGCACCTACTTGGCGACGGCGGAGCTGTACGATCCGGCCACAGGCACCTGGAGCGCCACCGGCTCCATGTCCACGGCGCGCGCTAGCTCCGCAGCGGGGGTGATGTCCAACGGCAAGGTGCTCATCGCCGGAGGCATCCGGAGCACCACCTATCTGTCCACGGCCGAGGCCTACAACCCCAGCACGGGCACCTGGACCTCCGCTGGCTCCATGGGCTCGGCCCGCGGGTATCACGCGGTGGTGGCACTGCCCAACGGCAAGGTGCTCGTGGCGGGAGGCAACACCGGCAGCACTCCGCTCGCGACGGCCGAGCTGTTCACGCCCTGAACCCCACGGCCCCGAGAAGTCCCCTTCACGCCTCCACGCTCGAGGACTGTCTGATGAAGAGAATCGCCACGCACCTGCTATTGGCCTGTGTGCTGCCGTTGCTCGCGGGCTGTGAGCCCTCCTCCTCGGAGATGGGCTCGGCCCAGCTCGCGGTATCCATGCCCCAAGCGCTCTCGGCCTCGGTCTCGCGCGTCTCCATCACCGCCCTCGGCGCGGAGGTGCCCGCCGTCTCCGTGGATCTCGCCCTGTCTGGGAGCACCTGGGGCGGCATGCTCGGCAACCTGCCTGCCGGCTCCCACCGTACCTTCCTGGCCCAGGCCTTCGACGCCGCGGGCACCCAGCGCTACGAGGGCTCCGCTTCGGGCATCTCCATCGCCGCGAACCAGTCCACCCTGGTCGCCATCACCTTGCAGCAGGTCAACGCGCCGCCTCCCTTCCAGAACGAGGCCCCGATCATCGACTCGCTGACGGCCCCCACCCCCTCGGTGGTGACGGGTGGAGTGCTCACCCTGGAGGCCTCCGCTCATGATCCCAACGCGGGCGACACGCTCACGTACTCCTGGTCTTCCGCTGCGGGAACCTTCACCTCGGCCTCCTCCGCATCCACCGTGTGGACGGCGCCAGCCACCACCGGGCTGCAGACCCTCGCCCTCACCGTGACGGACTCCCAGGGCCTCGCCTCGACGCTCTCCCTGACCGTCAGCGTCACCCCGAGCCTCGTGCTGGGCATTGCCCACGCCAGCGGTCCTCGCGAGACGGCGGATCTGTCCACCCCCTGAGCTTCCGCTCCTTCCACCCATGGGCCACCTCATGAAAAACGGACTCTCGGGCCTGCTGTTGACGCTCGCGCTGGCGCTGCTCATGGGCTGCCCAGCCTCTTCCTCGGGCACTGGCTCGGTGCAGCTCGCCGTCTCGGTGCCCCAGCCGCTGGCCTCTTCGGTCTCTCGCGTGTCCGTCACCTTCAGCGCCGAGGATGCTCCGTCTTTCTCCGTGGAGCTGCTCGCCGCCAACGGCTCCTGGCGCGGATTCCTCAGCAACCTCCCCGCGGGCAACAACCGCACGTTCCTGGCGCAGGCGTTCGATGCCTCGGGCGCCAAGCTCTTCGAGGGCTCCGCCTCCGGCGTCACTCTCTTCGCGGATCAGACCGCCTGGGTGGCCGTGACCCTGCAGCGAGTCGATGCGCCCCCGCCCTTCCAGAACGCAGCCCCGTTCATCGACTCGCTGGCCGCCTCCTCTACCTCGGTGATGGCGGACAGCGCCCTCGCCCTCGTGGCTTCGGCCCATGATCCCAACGCGGGTGATACGCTCTCCTACGCCTGGACCTCCACTGCGGGCAGCTTCTCCTCCAGCACCGAGGCCACCACCGCGTGGACGGCGCCGGACTCCGCGGGCCTCCAGACCCTCACCCTCACCGTGACGGACCCGGGCGGCCTGACCTCTCGCCTCGCCCTGACCATCCACGTCCTCCCGAGCGGAGGGCACGGAGAGGCGCAGTTCTCCATCCTCTTCAACAATGCGCCGGAGGTGATGACGCTGAGCGCGGCTCCCACCCGGCTGACAGCGGGACAGGCCACGGCGGTCTCCGCCTCGGCCTCGGACATGGATGGGGACACACTCGCCTATGCCTGGAGTGCCTCCTGCGAGGGCACATGGAGCAATGCCTCCTCCCGCTCCGCGCAGTTCACACCTTCCCTGCTGCCGCAGGCCTCCTGTAACAACTGCCGCCTCACGGTCACCGTCTCCGACGGGCGCGGAGGGCAGACCACGGGCACCGTGGCCCTGTGCGTCTCGGAGCCTCCAGCTCCCCAGCACTTCCCGCCGTTCTTCACCTCCGCCACGCGTTCCTCGGAGAGCGCCACTTCCGGACAGGTGCTCACCTTCGACGTGAGCGCCAGCGATCCCCAGGACTCCGCGCTCTCTTTCTCCTGGAGCGCCACCCTCGGTACGCTGGGCACCCCAGCCTCCACGGCCTCCTCCAGCCGCGTCACCTGGACGGCGCCCCAGTGCGTCAGCGATGGCAGCGCGCCCGTCCTTACCGCCACTGTCACCAACTCCTTCGGCCTGACGGCCACCCACCGCTTCACCGTGCCGGGGCTGCCAGCCTGCTCCATGGGTTGGGCCCTGGCGGGCTCCATGAGCACGCCTCGCGGAGGCCACACTGCGACGGTGCTGAGCAGCGGCAAGGTGCTCGTGGCGGGAGGACAGAACACCCAAGGCTCCCTCACGGCGGCAGAGCTGTACGACCCGGCCTCCCGCACTTGGAGCACGGCCGCCTCCATGACGCAGCGCCGCTACCACGCCACAGCCACGCGGCTGAACACCGGCAAGGTGCTCGTCTCGGGAGGAATCGACGGCAGCACGCCTCTGGCGGCGGCGGAGCTGTACGACCCGGCCTCAGGCTCCTGGAGTGCCACGGCGCCCATGACCTCGGCCCGCTACGAGCACACGGCGACGCTGCTCCCGGACGGCAGGGTGCTCGTCTCCGGGGGACGCAACGCCAGCGGTGTTCTCAAGACGGCGGAGGTGTACGACCCGGCCTCCGGTACCTGGAGCACGGCGGGCGCCATGGCCACGCCTCGGTACTTCCACACGGCCGCGCTGCTGAACACGGGCAAGGTGCTCGTTGCTGGAGGCTCGAGCAACGGGAGCACCGTCCTCGCGACGGCGGAGCTGTACGACCCGGCCTCCGGCACTTGGAGCGACACGGCCCCCATGGCTTCGCCTCGGTGGAGCCACACGGCGGCGCTGCTGAGCAGCGGCAAGGTCCTCGTGACTGGGGGGCGCTACGACGCGAGCGTCCTGGCGGCGGCGGAGCTGTACGAGCCTGCCTCGGGCTCCTGGAGCACCGCAGGCACCATGGCCTCGCCACACTTCTCGCCCGCGGTGGCAGTGCTGCAGAACGGCAAGGTGCTCGTCTCGGGAGGCCAGAACAGCAGCGGCCATCTGGCGGCGGTGGAGCTGTACAACCCGGTGGCGGGCACATGGAGCGCGGCGCCGGCCATGAACGCGCCCCACAATGATCACACCGCCACGCTGTTGCCCAATGGCCAGGTGCTGGTGGCAGGGGGGCGCAACAACAGCGGCTTCCCCACATCGGCGGAGGCATATGGCCTGAGCGGGCGGGTGGACTGCGCGACCGATGCCCACTGCGAGGCAGGCTTCTATTGCGTGGCCTCGGCGTGCGTGACGAAGAAGGCGGACGGGGAGACGTGCACGGGAGCCAACCAATGCTCGGGTGCCCAGTGCATGGGAGGCATCTGCTGCTCCACCTGCCAGTGGCTTCCTCCGCGGCTCAGCTCGGTCAGTCCCGCCCAAGCGAAGGCTGGGACACTGGTGACGCTCATGGGTGCGGACTTCGTCCCGGGAATCACCGGCCGGATTGGCTCGACGTCTTGCACCTCCACGGTGTTCGTCTCTTCGACGTCCGCCACCTGCACCGTGCCCACCCTCACGAATGGGACCTACGCGATCACGGTCACCCACCCGGACGGGCTGAGCTCCACCCTCGCAGCCGCGCTCATTTATGACAGCACGCCGCCAGCCGGAGGCGGCACCCTCAACGATGGCATCGCCTCCAATTCCCTCACCACCTCGCCCACCCTGACGTGGACGGCCTTCACCGACGCGGGCAGCGGGTTGGACCATTACGAGTACGCTCTCGGCACCACGCTGGGAGGCACCCAGGCCAGGGGCTGGACCGTCTTCACTCCCAACGCGGGCCCGAGCTTCACCCTCACCGGGCTGACGCTCACGGGCGGAACCACCTACTACCCTTCGATCCGGGCCTACGACCGCGCTGGCAACTTCACCACGCTCACCGGCAACGGCTGGCTCGTCGACACGACTGCGCCCCAGGCTCCCACGGGGCTCAACGATGGAACCGCCACCTCCGCGGCATCCGCATCTCCCATCGCCTCCTGGACGGCGAGCACCGACGTGGGGAGCGGCATTGCCCGCTACGAGCTGGCGATCGGCTCGAGCGCGGGCGGCACCGACCTCCTCAACTGGACGTCCGTTGGGAACGTCACCAGCGCCTCGCAGGCGGGCCTGACGCTGTCACCCGGAATGACCTACTACACGTCCGTTCGCGCGTCCGACCAGGCGGGCAACGTGAGCGCCGCCGCCCTGGGGGATGGCTGGACGTACACCCTGCAGGGCCCCACCACGCTGGTCTTCATGCCCATGGACCATGCAGGCCCCACCACGACCGACAACTCGTCGGTGGACTTCGTGAACTTCGCGAACGCCGGAGTGCACCTCCGTCCCGTCCAGAACCCGTCCATCTCGACCGTCGCACCCAAGTACGGCGCGGGCAGCGGCGCCTTCCAGAATGGCTCTCTGCAGACCGGCAGCAGCACCGCCAACGTCATCGGGAACAGCGACTTCACCCTCGAGTTCTGGGTCAAGCACAGCTCCCTGGGGTTCTTCGGTTCCCCTGTCATCTCCGGCAGCGGCTGGGACATCTCCCTGGGGAACACGGGCTACAACAACAGCGCGGACTTCGCCTACTACCCCACCCAGAACAGCGGCTACCGGCATTGGGGGGGAGACATCGGCTGGGGCGTGCTGCCGGCGAACACCTGGAATCACCTGTCGATCTCCCGCTCCGGCACGACCCTCTACACGCACCTCAATGGCGTGCTGAAGCAGACGGTGACCATCGCGGCGGGCGCACGGCTGGAAGGCACCGCCGCGGCCTCGACCCTCACGGTGGGCGGCCACCCCTCGTACATCGATGATCTGCGGATCACCGTCGGCGGCGTGACGCACACCACCGCGAACTTCACGCCCACGCAGCTCACGCCCCTGCCGTTCCTCTACCTGCCAATGGATGGACCGGGGAGCGGAGAGCTTCCCACCGCGGATTTCCGGAACATGGTGCCCGGAGGTGTCTCGCTGTCCGCCTCGGGTGCGCCGCTCATCACCCCCGCGGCCAGTGCCTGCGGCGGCTGCGGAGACTTCACGGCGGGGACCCTGTCGACGCCCGTGTCCGCGGCGAACGCGCTCGGGACGCGCGACTTCACCCTCGAGTTCTGGGTCAAGCACAGCTCCCTGGATCCGGGGAACTCGCCGGTGCTCTCGGGAGGCAACGGCACCACCACCTTCTGGGACATCTCCCTGGGCAACACGGTGTTCAACGGCAACGCGAACTTCGCCTTCTATGCCACGCAGATGGGAGGCAACCGCGGCTGGGGAGGAGACATCAGCTGGGGAGTCCTGCCCCGCGACACCTGGACGCACCTGTCCCTCACCCGCAAGGGCACGTCCCTGATCACTCACAAGAACGGCATCCTGGTGGAG contains these protein-coding regions:
- a CDS encoding PKD domain-containing protein, translated to MKRIATHLLLACVLPLLAGCEPSSSEMGSAQLAVSMPQALSASVSRVSITALGAEVPAVSVDLALSGSTWGGMLGNLPAGSHRTFLAQAFDAAGTQRYEGSASGISIAANQSTLVAITLQQVNAPPPFQNEAPIIDSLTAPTPSVVTGGVLTLEASAHDPNAGDTLTYSWSSAAGTFTSASSASTVWTAPATTGLQTLALTVTDSQGLASTLSLTVSVTPSLVLGIAHASGPRETADLSTP
- a CDS encoding kelch repeat-containing protein — encoded protein: MKNGLSGLLLTLALALLMGCPASSSGTGSVQLAVSVPQPLASSVSRVSVTFSAEDAPSFSVELLAANGSWRGFLSNLPAGNNRTFLAQAFDASGAKLFEGSASGVTLFADQTAWVAVTLQRVDAPPPFQNAAPFIDSLAASSTSVMADSALALVASAHDPNAGDTLSYAWTSTAGSFSSSTEATTAWTAPDSAGLQTLTLTVTDPGGLTSRLALTIHVLPSGGHGEAQFSILFNNAPEVMTLSAAPTRLTAGQATAVSASASDMDGDTLAYAWSASCEGTWSNASSRSAQFTPSLLPQASCNNCRLTVTVSDGRGGQTTGTVALCVSEPPAPQHFPPFFTSATRSSESATSGQVLTFDVSASDPQDSALSFSWSATLGTLGTPASTASSSRVTWTAPQCVSDGSAPVLTATVTNSFGLTATHRFTVPGLPACSMGWALAGSMSTPRGGHTATVLSSGKVLVAGGQNTQGSLTAAELYDPASRTWSTAASMTQRRYHATATRLNTGKVLVSGGIDGSTPLAAAELYDPASGSWSATAPMTSARYEHTATLLPDGRVLVSGGRNASGVLKTAEVYDPASGTWSTAGAMATPRYFHTAALLNTGKVLVAGGSSNGSTVLATAELYDPASGTWSDTAPMASPRWSHTAALLSSGKVLVTGGRYDASVLAAAELYEPASGSWSTAGTMASPHFSPAVAVLQNGKVLVSGGQNSSGHLAAVELYNPVAGTWSAAPAMNAPHNDHTATLLPNGQVLVAGGRNNSGFPTSAEAYGLSGRVDCATDAHCEAGFYCVASACVTKKADGETCTGANQCSGAQCMGGICCSTCQWLPPRLSSVSPAQAKAGTLVTLMGADFVPGITGRIGSTSCTSTVFVSSTSATCTVPTLTNGTYAITVTHPDGLSSTLAAALIYDSTPPAGGGTLNDGIASNSLTTSPTLTWTAFTDAGSGLDHYEYALGTTLGGTQARGWTVFTPNAGPSFTLTGLTLTGGTTYYPSIRAYDRAGNFTTLTGNGWLVDTTAPQAPTGLNDGTATSAASASPIASWTASTDVGSGIARYELAIGSSAGGTDLLNWTSVGNVTSASQAGLTLSPGMTYYTSVRASDQAGNVSAAALGDGWTYTLQGPTTLVFMPMDHAGPTTTDNSSVDFVNFANAGVHLRPVQNPSISTVAPKYGAGSGAFQNGSLQTGSSTANVIGNSDFTLEFWVKHSSLGFFGSPVISGSGWDISLGNTGYNNSADFAYYPTQNSGYRHWGGDIGWGVLPANTWNHLSISRSGTTLYTHLNGVLKQTVTIAAGARLEGTAAASTLTVGGHPSYIDDLRITVGGVTHTTANFTPTQLTPLPFLYLPMDGPGSGELPTADFRNMVPGGVSLSASGAPLITPAASACGGCGDFTAGTLSTPVSAANALGTRDFTLEFWVKHSSLDPGNSPVLSGGNGTTTFWDISLGNTVFNGNANFAFYATQMGGNRGWGGDISWGVLPRDTWTHLSLTRKGTSLITHKNGILVETVTILATDRMEGPNTTSAITIGGYPASLDDVMLTVGAARHTTANFPVARVPSTPRPVTVEPHVLLPLDGANGSTAFPNFAANGVTFSAVAAPAITTAAARYGGASGNFQSGSLTTATTSGNVIGTRDFTIEFWVNFSALSGAFTPVVAGNGWMISLGNTNYNNSATFNFANQSDPWGGPVEWGVLPRNTWTHLAVSRFQDRLYTHKNGVLVSVTSIAPTAHMEGGATTSALQLGQSPSYLDDVQITIGSAKYTTANFGVAPQLTRPFMHFPMDGANLSASFPNHGTGPAVTTVDSPTLTTAGALHGGASANFTAGSLTTAASSGYRLGAQDFTIEFWVKNPGLGLTGSPVIYGSGWDISLGNRGYNNNADFAYYPTENSGYRHWGGDIGWGVLPLNTWVHLSLSRTGTGLYTHKNGVLVSTLTIPATAAMEGPNATSTLVIGGHPSYVDDLQVTIGKARHTRANFNVFP